The Juglans regia cultivar Chandler chromosome 2, Walnut 2.0, whole genome shotgun sequence genome includes a window with the following:
- the LOC109001730 gene encoding probable LRR receptor-like serine/threonine-protein kinase At1g56140 isoform X2, with product MQYLSVGINALSGELPKELGNLSDLLSFGFGSNNFSGSLPSELGNLVKLQQIYFDSSGVSGEIPSTFAKLQNLHTVWASDNELTGSIPDFIATWSKLTSLRLEGNSFNGPIPSTFSNLTSLKVMLISDLSNGSSSLAFIKDMKSLTQLVLRNNNISDSIPSNIGEYQNLTQLDLSFNNIAGQIPDSLFNLSSLAYLFLGNNQLNGTLPAQKRVSLLNIDLSYNNLVGSFPSWVSQENLQLNLVANNFKIESSNSGALPSGLNCLQRSFPCNRGLGRYSDFRIKCGGPQITSSSGITYERDNATLGPATYYVTDTNRWAVSNVGYFTGTMSSQFIGTLDSELFQTTRVSASSLRYYGLGLQNGNYTVSLQFAEIEIQNPPTWRSLGKRVFDIYIQGNRSLKDFDIRKEAGWSNQPVRKEFTVQVSENYLEIHLFWAGKGTCCIPAQGTYGPSISAISATPDFEPTVSNEPPSNKKNRTGLIVGIVVGAGVLSFLSVFVVFYFVKGRKQLPLNDDEVLLGIDARPFTFSYAELKTATEDFNPANKLGEGGFGPVYKGTLSDGRVIAVKQLSVASHQGKNQFIAEIATISAVQHRNLVKLYGCCIEGDKRLLVYEFLENRSLDQALFGKRSLNLNWSTRHDICLGVARGLAYLHEESRLRIVHRDVKASNILLDSELIPKISDFGLAKLYDDKKTHISTRVAGTIGYLAPEYAMRGHLTEKADVFAFGVVALEVVSGRSNSDSSLEEEKMYLLEWAWHLHENNCEVDLVDSTLLEYNEEEVKRLIGISLLCTQASPALRPTMSRVVAMLTGDTEVSSVTSRPGYLTDWKFDDITSSMSDVATKGKSYFNSPASTSMVGDAENSPVKVTKPLLDDTINDGR from the exons ATGCAATACCT GAGTGTTGGCATTAATGCATTATCAGGGGAGCTTCCAAAGGAGCTTGGGAATCTTTCTGATTTATTATCATT CGGTTTTGGGTCGAATAACTTCTCTGGTTCTTTGCCATCTGAGCTTGGGAATTTGGTGAAATTACAGCAAAT CTACTTTGATAGCTCTGGAGTTAGTGGTGAGATTCCCTCCACATTTGCTAAATTACAGAACCTCCACACAGT TTGGGCATCAGACAATGAACTCACCGGCAGCATACCTGATTTCATAGCGACTTGGTCAAAGCTTACTTCCTT GAGGCTTGAAGGTAACTCTTTCAATGGTCCAATACCCTCAACGTTTTCCAATTTGACTTCTCTTAAAGTGAT GTTAATAAGTGATCTGTCTAATGGGAGTTCTTCACTAGCATTTATAAAGGATATGAAGTCTCTAACTCAGTT AGTGCTGAGGAATAATAACATTTCCGATTCAATTCCATCCAATATAGGAGAATACCAAAATTTGACACAGCT GGATTTGAGCTTCAACAACATAGCAGGGCAGATTCCAGATTCGCTTTTCAATCTGAGTTCGCTTGCTTACTT GTTTCTTGGAAATAATCAGTTAAATGGCACCCTGCCAGCACAAAAGAGAGTGTCTCTTCTTAACAT TGATCTGTCTTATAATAATTTAGTTGGAAGCTTTCCTTCTTGGGTCAGCCAAGAAAATTTACAACT TAATTTAGTTGCCAACAACTTCAAGATTGAAAGTTCAAACAGCGG TGCTTTGCCTTCAGGTCTGAACTGTCTCCAACGAAGCTTTCCTTGCAATCGAGGCCTTGGAAGAT ACTCTGACTTTAGAATCAAGTGTGGGGGTCCTCAGATTACATCTTCTAGTGGGATCACCTATGAGAGGGATAATGCAACACTTGGTCCAGCAACATATTATGTGACTGACACAAATAGGTGGGCAGTTAGCAATGTTGGATATTTTACTGGGACCATGTCATCTCAATTCATAGGCACGTTAGACTCGGAGCTGTTCCAGACAACTCGAGTCTCTGCTTCATCATTAAGATACTATGGCTTGGGGCTGCAGAACGGGAACTATACTGTGAGTCTCCAGTTTGCTGAAATAGAAATTCAAAACCCTCCCACATGGAGAAGTCTCGGAAAGCGTGTCTTTGATATTTATATCCAG GGGAATCGTTCTCTTAAGGATTTTGACATACGCAAGGAGGCTGGTTGGTCTAACCAACCTGTCCGGAAGGAATTCACGGTTCAGGTATCAGAAAACTACCTCGAAATCCATCTGTTTTGGGCTGGGAAAGGGACTTGCTGCATACCTGCTCAAGGTACTTATGGACCTTCAATTTCTGCCATCAGTGCCACCCCAG ATTTTGAACCCACTGTTAGTAATGAACCTCCAAGCAACAAGAAGAATAGGACTGGTCTGATCGTGGGTATTGTTGTTGGTGCTGGAGTTTTAAgctttctctctgtttttgtgGTTTTCTATTTTGTTAAAGGAAGAAAACAGCTTCCACTCAATGATGATGAAG TGCTCTTAGGAATAGATGCCAGACCTTTCACTTTCAGTTATGCTGAACTAAAGACAGCTACAGAAGATTTTAATCCTGCTAATAAGCTTGGAGAGGGAGGATTTGGACCTGTCTATAAG GGAACACTTAGTGATGGCAGAGTAATTGCCGTGAAACAACTGTCCGTAGCATCACATCAAGGAAAGAACCAGTTCATAGCAGAAATTGCTACTATATCTGCTGTGCAACACCGTAACCTTGTGAAACTGTACGGATGTTGCATTGAGGGAGATAAACGGCTCCTTGTTTATGAGTTTTTGGAGAATAGAAGTCTTGATCAGGCATTATTTG GAAAGAGAAGTTTGAATCTCAATTGGTCAACACGCCATGATATATGCTTGGGCGTTGCAAGAGGTCTAGCGTATCTACACGAGGAGTCACGGCTTCGAATTGTACACAGAGATGTGAAGGCCAGTAATATCCTGCTTGACTCTGAGCTCATCCCCAAAATATCAGACTTTGGCTTAGCCAAGCTTTATGACGATAAAAAGACCCACATAAGCACGCGTGTTGCAGGGACTAT TGGGTATCTTGCCCCAGAGTATGCCATGCGTGGACACCTTACAGAGAAAGCTGATGTGTTTGCCTTTGGTGTTGTTGCTCTGGAGGTTGTTAGTGGAAGGTCAAATTCTGACTCAAGcttggaagaagaaaagatgtATCTACTTGAATGG GCTTGGCACCTACATGAAAACAACTGTGAAGTTGATCTTGTGGACTCTACATTATTAGAATACAATGAAGAAGAAGTAAAACGCTTGATAGGAATATCCCTTTTGTGCACTCAAGCATCCCCAGCGTTACGGCCAACAATGTCACGTGTGGTGGCAATGCTTACAGGAGATACTGAGGTGAGCTCTGTAACTTCAAGGCCTGGATATTTGACCGATTGGAAATTTGATGACATTACCAGCTCAATGAGTGACGTTGCAACTAAAGGAAAAAGCTATTTCAACTCACCAGCAAGTACGAGTATGGTGGGTGATGCAGAGAATTCACCTGTAAAAGTTACTAAACCCTTGCTCGATGACACTATTAACGACGGTAGGTGA